The DNA segment GAAGGAGACTTAAATATGATAAATGTGAGGGGATTTCAAACTTAAATTCTTAGAGAAGAAGTCTATCAAGATAAGTACTTTCATTGTAATCgctaaactttataatatagtGGAAGTTTCGTTCCACTGGGCACATTGCCCCCAGATGTAGGTGAATTTGTACCGAACTAGTTATCAATCTCTGATCTTTATATTTCTATTTGCTTTAGTGTTTGCCCCACTTGTCATACATATTGTCTGTGACATGGTGCTTGACATTTATTTTGTGTTAgatcaccattttttttttttttttcaaaagacaAAAAGTATATCTTTTGAAggtttgattaaataatttttaaattatcgCCTAAATATTTTGGAGGTGAAGCATGATATGGGTCTATAATTGGCGTATAAAccataaatttaataatatatttttaggatCTCTAAACATTTTTCCTTCCTCTCCTTCACATCTTCTCCTCACTCCCACATTGCTCACGCGATTTCAATAGTCTCAACGTTTCATTTTCAATAACCCTCTCTATCATTTATCTCCTATCGCTAATCGTTACCGGTCTTTTGATGTTTGGTGTGTTGTCAAAACACGATATGTGAGCGCCTTCTGTTTTAGATATTTATAATTGAATGGTTAACTATTAGTGTTACCGAGAAGGAATGCATATGACAACAACGATAGTCAAAATGAAACTCAAAGTTGTCATTAAATTTAATTCTCAACGTAATTTATTGTTAGTcaactatttataaaatttattttttgaacttcaaaaacaaaaaaaaaaaaaaagaagaaaaaaaaaagattagacATCTAAGATACTCACAAACTTAaggtattaaaaaaaacaatgtgGTGGGTAAAAAGTAGCCCACCGTACAGATATTCTTTTTGTGCTGCCATTAACATGAAAGTTTTTTTAGAAGGGAGGAAAGAATTTTTAGCAAAAGATAAAAATTTTATCTCGGTAAAACtccttttttatatttatatattcctttattctttattcttttaaatcttttttaccAAGTACAAACGCGTGACTTAAAAGCTAGAATGGAATACTTCACTGAATTTGGAATATTTATTTGGTGGTTGAAATTTGgagcaaattttttttttttagatttgtttTGGTTAATTCATTTCAatgtttctgtttttttttttttataatcaaacTTATTTCTACAACATTTCTTACGATGATTGCAtattttcttaagtataatgtttaaattttcagtcaaattccaaaaaacaaaaataattttttaaaaactacttcttttagtttaaaaataagttcttattttttaaactattggtaaaaagtagataacaaagaagaaatttagagaggGAAGTGGTTAATTgatgacttaatttttaaaaaacaaaataaaaaaatcaaatagttgtcaAAACAGGTATTAGTTATTCTTATTATAATGTAAAATTATTGAGTAGAAACTTTACCCATAGTTTATAGCTGCATAGAATTAACTTGATGATTAATAAATGAAAGATTGAGAAAAATATTGCCTAAAGTGAGCTTGGCTCATAGTATTAACATCACCTTTGTAGTTTTTATACtgaaaacaatgaaaaaaattatcattaaaCGGAGAGATGAAAAGATAGAAGTTGGGATTAGACCAAGTTCATGGCCAAAGTAAAGGAAAATAAGTTCGGCGAAAAGAAAACCAAAGTTCAATATTCCGAACATACAAATTATCatatttggttttaaaattaaaacgtGAATTTTTATAATGGGAGAgatgaaatttcaaatcaaatttaaacatcatttaaaggataaaatttattaataattggtttttccttaatttttcttAGGCTTTAAAGTATAACTTAATtttataaactttataatatttttaaaatatttatttttaatcttgtTATATCTTTTATTATAGgagaattattttaaaatggtaagttgctaaaaaatattttaaacgtGTAAAATATATTACTGTCTACAATGACAGACAACGATAAACCGCAAATAGATATCTATCAATACGTAGTCTATCTCTGATAGATAATAATgatatttgctatattttgtaaatgatttatctaattttctaaatttgaaaacacCATTCTATTATATTATGTGTAATGGATTTTATTTaagggaaaattatttcaaatgggtaaaattgtttgaaaatattttacacaagatatagcaaaattttaaaaaaactatcaaTGGATAGACGTCGATagactttaaattttgttatatcttgtaaatattttgggtttttattttcttatattaaaaataaaacccTTTATTTAAACTTATATTAAAAAGAGAGACAAGAAAGTAGTTATCTgattttgtttctaatttttttttttaaaaaaaaaaaagttaccaaAGTTAAATACTAAAAGCTTGTAACttaaaaatatgataaaaaacATTGAAGTTAGAAAGTTGTCCCCaaattattttaacataaaCAATAAGCTCTGTTTAAGTagccattttcattttttttataaaattaaacctattttttctcaatttttaataATGATTTGTATCTTATTAAGTAGACAGAGTTGAAATTATAACCAAATTCCAAACTCTGAAAACATGATTTACAAAACTACGTTTTTAAGTTATCAAACTTTAGattgaattattaaaaaagataaaaaaaaatagataataaaacaagaaaatttaGGCCTAAATTTTGAAACGATACaattgtaaatatttgaaactaatattaaattaaaacctaaatatataaataacaaCTATTTTGAGGACCAAAAAAAACCttccccttttctttttcattgtcACATTCTCTATTGCAAATCTATCTCTAAATTTCTCAGTCATATGcatctcttcttttttctctccaaaagtAACAATATTTTTCACTTATTATCTCTCTAAGAATTTTCcctttataactttttttttttccattatctaaCTTATTCTTCTCTAAATTTCCTACACACAATCATTTTTATCTCtcttctaatttatttatttctataaCATCCTACTTTATCTCTAAACTTTTCATTCTTAAAAactctttcattttctcttaatGCTCATTcgaaaatttcctttttcttttaatcttcattttgttttttcggTCTAATATAATCTATTTAATATATGTCTTCCTcggtaaaaaatatatatgagttataatatatataactttttaataatattgaaatttgggttggttaggtcaatccaaatttttaaaatgtgtaATCCGAACTCAATCCAACTccgaaaaaacataaaaaaaaaaaaaaaaaactcaacagTCCCAACCACAAATTAAAACTAAACCTCAACTTAATCTTTACAATTTGGATTGGTAATCTAGGTTGTTTGGGTTCCATTTGAATACCCTAATTATCTATGaaagaaataatatttttttaaaccttagattttggattttagttttcatttggttaagtttttgagttttggttttcaatttaaaccttttttgtgaAAGACAATCTTAAAAGTATAATCTTGAAATGTTAAGGACAACTTGAAATCAACTCAAATCTCAAGgataaaatataacattttgaacTTATGACACTTAATTGAAGTCAAATAATAATGACTAAATGTGGAAATTTTCGAAACTTAGGAACcaaatgaaaagttaaacctatgatcaaaaaaaaattgtaaattttctCTATTATCCTATTAACATTTTTACCGTCAATTTTTCAAAAcatattattttctttcctgGTAAATATGTGAGTGGGAAATTAGAACTTGAATTTTGAGATGATAGTACAAATCACAATGTTCATTTtgacaattttgaaaatatattcaaatattgtatgtgttttaaaataaatattaattattaattactcaatttagtaaaaaaaatacttttgatggactaaaattaaaatttattgaaagtacatatattaaaattgagttattaaaagtgtaaatggataaattataaatatagtagaCAAAAATcgtattattaatttattttttataaataattaccATTCCATTATCCAGAaaagataattttaaaaaaatttatacgaATACGGATATGTAACAATTTCCAACTAgttaaaattctaaaataaagacaaaaaacGAGGTTTATGCTGTGCGAAAAGCACGAATATAAACGTGTTTCAATTTATTTAGCATACATTttttatattctaaaaaattactatttttgacatttggaaactaaaatttttctttttattttcttttataaagatGGCTTTTTAAAACACACAATGgactttttcaaaaataaataattaaatagggTTCTTATCCTTTCACTTTAGGAATAATTAATAATGATTTAACGTAGGAAGCAATAATTTTTCCTAAAAAGCTAAATATATTTCCCTACCATTTTTAATTTGGTGCTAATACGagcataaatataaattatctaaCATGCAATATATATTAAGTAAAGTTCGTATTTCAAATCTCCACtctattgtattaaaaaaaatcttaattttttaaaatacttaatttTACTTTCACCATTAAATATTGTTAATGTACgtctttttaaaatgttttataatgaaaatttttacCTAGTTCAACAATACATacgaaatttcaaatatttttgagattttatttttaatatttgacaaGTCAAAATGAACATAATCTAATTGAAATAGTGTTTGTACTATTCATTTTGAAAGTTAGAAATTCGATAATTCTCTTACCCACTTATTGTAAAAGGAAATGCATATTTTGATTTGTGTATTTGTCTTAATATGATCGATTAAACAATAATCAACAATGCCCGACCCCCCCACACCCCTCCaaagtagtaataataataaaaaaaaaaaaaggaaaaaaatgaaaatgtcgAAATTGCCCATTGGTTTGGACTGTCAATTCACAGGATGCTTTTTTTTAGTAGTGCACTTTAATTTGATCATACTTGtctcttttttatgttttttgatGAAACACGATGGACCTTTCATggcatcttcttcctcttttgggTCCCTCTTTCTTTCAACTCGAACCAGCAGTAATTTCTACAATATTTTAGTCACACATATAAATTCTTTAGTGGACTATAATTCCTTCATTAAAGGACTTCAAGTTTTCAACCTTCATCTTCATCCCAAAACTAAATCTTTGTTCTTTTGTGTCCTAAGATATGGTTAGAGCTCCATTTTATGATGAAAATGGAGTGAAAAAAGGTGCATGGAGTGCTGAAGAAGATGAGAAACTCAAAGCTTATGTTCAAGAACATGGCCATTGTAATTGGCGAGAGCTCCCTAAATATGCAGGTactttatcaatttaatttagtCGATTGATAAATTCATATTAACTTCCAAAAACCCTTTAGTTATTATAGcataatttacaaaattttatcCCTTTGAGTTcatttgatcttcttcttcttcttttctctcaagttattttgtaaaatcaaaacaacccatttgaaaaaatggccccttttacttaattttgttttcaattgcTTTGATAAGCCTAATAGAGAGTTCAATTGATATTTCCATTAAGTTTAATTTcgattttcttctttctctgaAGTTGTTTAGGAAAATCACAAATAACCCATTTGAAAAGATGGCTCCttttacttatttttgttttcaattgcTTTAATAAACCTAATAGAGAGTTCAATTTGATATTTCCATTAAGTTTAATATcgattttcttctttctttgaaGTTTTTTTCTAGTAAAATCACAAATAACCCATTTGAAAAGATGGGCCCTTTTgcttaatttttgttttcaattgcTTAAACAAACCTTATATATAGATAGATGAATGGGATATTGCCATcgtgtttaatttcaaatttcctGTTTCTTTGATTATTTAGTAAAAACACAAATAACCCATTTGAAAAGATTGCCCCTTTTacttaattttgttttcaatggCTTTAATAAAAACCTTATTGTGAGATGATTTAGATAGtgtaattaagtttaatttcgATTCTCTTCTTTCTATGAAGTTATTTAGTAAAAACATAAATAACCCAATTGGAAAGAGGGCTCCTTTTAGTTAATTTTGCTTTCAATTGCTTCATTAAACCCAATCGAGAGATGAATAATTGGATATCACCTTAGAGTTCattctatcttcttctttcctttgaagtttaattattttgtaaattCTCATTTGAAAAGCTGGCTTCTTTTAATTTTGCTTTCAATTGCTTGGAGAAACTTGGCTATGTGATCTTAATTCTTAATGATCTTGATATgcatagaattaattaattaaataaatatttttattgagaTACTGAGATTtggttatgatttttttcataattaGGTTTGATGAGGTGTGGCAAAAGTTGTAGACTACGTTGGATCAATTATCTTCGTTCAGATGTGAAAAGAGGAAATTACtctaaagaagaagaacaatTAATCCTCCAATTGCATCAACAACATGGAAAcaagtatgattttttttttctttctaaatattcatcaaatattaaaataggtTGGTTCTTCTATTGTTAATCTCTCTTTTATATGTTCCTCACATATTAGTTATCATTTtgtgagaaagaaaaagaaatacacAATTCACTTCATATTTGAGAATAGCAATTAGATAATTCGTATGTTTTGTATgacaaaatagttttcttcacTAATTTACGACCTCATAcatgaaaattatgtttttaggcTAAGTTGGTTGGTAATAGTTATCCTCCATCTTAGTATATAGTTCAAATAGTTTAAATAATATGTGAATTCTATTATCGAACAATTAGTtatttataatggttataatttttttcatcagATGGTCATTGATAGCTACAAAATTGCCGGGACGAACAGATAACGAAATAAAGAACTATTGGCACACCCATTTAAAGAAGGTACAAGGAAACAAGGTTACAAAGAAGCAACAAAATGAGGAAATTTCGAAGCAAAAATCCATCCAAAAAAGAGAAATGTCAGACCAAATCAAAACCAATTTGACAAAGGAAATTCCTTCTCATCAGATCTTTGAAAGCTCTCCATTTTCCCCTTTGTCCTCTGAAATTTCCACTGTGACCTCCAATCAAGAATCCACAGAAGATAGCCCTCCAacaacattcaaatttcaagaaCCATATGATAACAATGGAGATTTTTGGGCTAATCCATTTCTAGCAGACAATTTGGAAGCTGAAAGTGAAAACTTAATGAACTTTGATTTCATTGGAGGGTTCAATCCACCTTATGATTTGGAGTTTGATGAAAATTACTTGTTCTACCAAGTAATGAAAGAATTGCCTGAGAATTATCAACCCCAATTGTATCCCTACTGAAAAAgaaatgtatatgtatatattatatatatatatatataataatatatatgagtGATAATGGTAGAACTTTGTTACATCAAATAATtgtgtcatatatatataatatagtaCAGGTAAAGAAGAACTATATAGAGAGAAAGATCTTGAATATGCATGCCTATCTTAGAACTATATTAGGAAGATTAAATTTAGGGGGCTAAAATAGCATTCTTGGTTCTAGGGTTTTGAGTCTagtttgtatttaattcaatatcaaaatattacatCTTTAATCCTacattttgagtttggttttcaTTGttctctaagtttcaaaatttcgaatttaaaaatgaaaatgtaagcttaactcaaaattCATGCGAGGAA comes from the Benincasa hispida cultivar B227 chromosome 5, ASM972705v1, whole genome shotgun sequence genome and includes:
- the LOC120078334 gene encoding transcription factor MYB4-like, with amino-acid sequence MVRAPFYDENGVKKGAWSAEEDEKLKAYVQEHGHCNWRELPKYAGLMRCGKSCRLRWINYLRSDVKRGNYSKEEEQLILQLHQQHGNKWSLIATKLPGRTDNEIKNYWHTHLKKVQGNKVTKKQQNEEISKQKSIQKREMSDQIKTNLTKEIPSHQIFESSPFSPLSSEISTVTSNQESTEDSPPTTFKFQEPYDNNGDFWANPFLADNLEAESENLMNFDFIGGFNPPYDLEFDENYLFYQVMKELPENYQPQLYPY